The Calothrix sp. PCC 7507 DNA segment CTTTTAAAAGGTTGTACTGGCAATTTCATCAGTTCATATTTATTTTTATCCTTTTGTTTTTCCGAATTGCCATAACTTTGATTGAGTTTGTCTAAAAAGAATAAATCCTCACCTTTAACATTGAAAATTAGCGCTTTTGTATTAGCTTTATAAGAACCTAAAACCAGAGAATTGAAAATAGAATGTAGTAAAAATAAAGCATAGGATGTTTTAGTAGCAACTCCCGAAACCCCAGAGATATTTACATGAGCGCCTTTCTCCCCATTGATAAATGAGTAGTTAAAATATGCTGCATTGCCGTTATTCATAATACCAGCCGGAATTGGGGTATCCATGCTGTCAAAATACAAAGCTGATGCCAAATCCTTACCTACCGCAAGGTGAACCGGATCGCCTGGTTGGGGAGGCAAATATTCTTCTGGCTCAATTCTTGTGACTTGAACGTGAGCAGTGTAAGAAATATTTATTGGTAAAATACCTTCTTTAGCAACTAAAAAAGTATCAGTATCAAATTGCGCTCCTTCGTATTGAGTGCGGACATAATCCACCACACCGTAAAAACGTACAATTCCGCCACCATCTGGACGTTGAGTTTGTACCTCTACAACATCATCTAGGCGTAAAACTTTTTTGGCATCCACTGCTATCCAAAATTCTAAAGGGGTAGCTTCTTTAGTACCTAGTACAAAACCGATTGGTTCGGAAGATGTCATTAATTACCTCCAAAAGATGCCAGAAAGCATTGCAGCCGTCGCTTAATTAGTATTGCATCACCCATTCTTCTGCCTAATTCCCGTTCCAAAGCACTAACAGGTGCAAGGTTTTGTGGTGCGCGGGGATCTCGTGATGGATGGGAAGCATAATAGGGAATTAAATAGCAAGTTTGATTAGCTATTTCTTTAGCTGTTTCTAAAGGTATTTCGCTGGATAATTCCAGTCGGACAATACCATGTAAACCGTGATAGCCAAGTAGTTCTGAGTTAATTTGAGAAGTACCAGATTTTAAATACCATGAATAGCGGGGACGGTTTTTTTCGGCAATTAAGAAAATAGGCGATCGCTCTCCCGGTGCTAATTCCCATAAAAATGCAGCATATTTTTCAGTTAGGTAATTTTTGTGCATTGTTTTCACATAGCCCAAAATAAAATCAGGCGAATTATAAGACAATCGCCCATCCCGAATCACCAAAGTATCCGCATCTTTTGCTATCTGCTTAGTTACTAGCTGTTCTTCTGCGGCTAGCATGGCATTTTGGACAATCAAGCCTCGAACATTGGGAGTATTATCTTGGCTGGGTTTAACTGGTTCGTAGACTAATTCTGCTTTGCTTCCCAAAGGACAAGGGATGCGAGTTAAAACAGCTTCTTGTTCGCCACCAAAACCCAAAACTCGGCGAATAGTAATTTGAGAGCAACTAGCTTGGGGTATAGAACGATCTATTACCACAGCACCCACAGAGATTGTACCGAAAATACCGTAAGAAATTGTGTTGCCATCGCCACCGACAAGGGCAGCATCCAGACGCCGCCGCCCGTCGATAAAAATCAGGCGATTAGGTAGCGATCGCACCTTCTGAGGCTCAAAACTATCCCAATTATCAGTTTCTACTGTCGGGTTAACATCACTTTCAGACAGTGAAAGCTCTTCGCTGATTTGAATTGGCGGCTCGTAGTCATTTCCCCAAGGTTCCAAACGAAAGTTATGCGATCGCCAAAAGTTACTTACATAATTCTCCTCAGGCATTAGTTTTGGCTTTACTCAGTAAATACTATGTTTTCAATAATACTAATAATATTTCTTAAATTACCGCTTTTATAGATTTCATCCCATTATTTGCATTTATTTATACAATAAACCCTTTACTATCGAATACACGCGGTCATAATGAGCAGTTGAAACTGTTCACTGGTAACAGTCTCCTACTATCCGCCTTGATAACTGATAACTGTTCACTGGTTTAACCCGCGTGGCTTAAGTCTTAAGACAGTATGCATCTTGTCACCCTGTATCTTAAGCTTGGCGTGTAAACATGGGTAAAAGTTCATGGCTAAGAAAGATAAGATCAATGCAGAAAATGACTCATCACAATTAAGTCCAGAGGTATTGGACAAAATCAAACACCCACCAAACATAGACGATGTAATCCGCCAACAATCCCCAGCAGAACATCGTGGGAATCCAGGTTTAGTCCCAGAAACCTATGATCAACCAGCGGATGAAATGATTGATTTGGATAAAGAATAGTAAGATGACAATTGCATCCAGTATCTTACTGCTAAACTGTTTTAGCCCATGCTACCAGTCATTTATTCCGATGAATTTCTCGATCACAAAACTGGAAAATACCATCCAGAGAAACCAGAACGTTTAATAGCGATCGCCAACGCCCTCAAAGCGTCTGCATTTGCAGAAAAAATTATTTGGCGATCGCCCACGCCAGTATCAGAAAAACCATCGCTCTTAGCTTTGTTGGCAACAGTCCACACCCCAGCTTATATTCAAAAAGTTCGAGAAATTGCTACTACTGGTGGTGGTTACCTTGACGGAGATACACCCGTATCTCCACGAAGTTATGATGTGGCTTTGCTGGCGGTAAGTGCTTGGCTAGATGGAGTAGATATTGTCCAAGCAAGCGCCAATCCAGCTTTTGTCTTAGCCCGTCCCCCAGGACATCACGCTGAAAGTAATGCTGGGATGGGTTTTTGTTTATTTTCCAATGCGGCGATCGCTGCTATCTACGCCCTACAACAACCTGGAATCAACCGTGTTGCCATTCTAGATTGGGATGTCCATCACGGCAATGGTACACAGGCGATCGTAGAAACCTACTCTCAAATTGCCTACTGTTCTCTACATCAATACCCATGCTACCCCGGTACTGGTAGAGCCTCCGAACGTGGCTTTCATAATAATATTTTAAATTTACCAGTACC contains these protein-coding regions:
- a CDS encoding histone deacetylase, with amino-acid sequence MLPVIYSDEFLDHKTGKYHPEKPERLIAIANALKASAFAEKIIWRSPTPVSEKPSLLALLATVHTPAYIQKVREIATTGGGYLDGDTPVSPRSYDVALLAVSAWLDGVDIVQASANPAFVLARPPGHHAESNAGMGFCLFSNAAIAAIYALQQPGINRVAILDWDVHHGNGTQAIVETYSQIAYCSLHQYPCYPGTGRASERGFHNNILNLPVPPGSDISVYEPLFTKNVVPFLSNFQPDLLIISAGYDANATDPLASINLQPEDYSLFIDHCLCITRKVLFGLEGGYDLLSLSESVIATIKRCLF